One segment of Hordeum vulgare subsp. vulgare unplaced genomic scaffold, MorexV3_pseudomolecules_assembly, whole genome shotgun sequence DNA contains the following:
- the LOC123421061 gene encoding carbon catabolite-derepressing protein kinase-like: MDGNNRGGGHSEVLKNYNLGKTLGLGTFGDVKVAEHKLTGQRVAIKILNRRKMETMEMEEKANREIKILRLFIDFIHPHIIRVYEVIETPKNIFVVMEHCNNGELLDYIIENGRLQEDEARRIFQQILAGVEYCHRIMVVHRDLKPENLLLDSKYNVKLADFGLSNVMRDGHFLKTSCGSLNYAAPEIISSKLYAGPEVDVWSCGVILYALLCGSVPFDDDNIPSLFRKIKGGTYILPSYLSDSARDLIPKLLNIDPMKRITIHEIRVHPWFKNHLPCYLAVPPPYKEQQAKMIDEDILREVVNLGYDKDHVCESLWNRLQNEETVAYYLLLDNRFRSTSGYLGADHQHLMDRSFNEFTLSESASPSTRNYLPGINDSQGGGLRPYYPVQRKWAIGLQSGAHPRDIMIEVLKALKELNVCWKKNGLYNMKCRWCPGFPQVSDMLLDSNHNFVDDSTIMDNGNADGRLPAVVKFEIQLYKTKDNKYLLDIQRVTGPQLLFLEFCGAFLTNLRVL, from the exons ATGGATGGGAACAACAGAGGAGGCGGACATTCTGAAGTGTTAAAGAACTACAATCTGGGCAAAACATTAGGTCTAGGCACATTTGGAGATGTGAAGGTTGCAGAGCATAAGCTTACAGGACAGAGAGTTGCTATAAAGATTCTGAACCGTCGTAAAATGGAAACTATGGAAATGGAAGAGAAAG CAAATAGAGAAATCAAGATATTGAGATTGTTCATTGACTTCATTCACCCTCATATCATCCGGGTTTATGAGGTCATAGAGACACCTAAGAATATATTCGTTGTGATGGAACATTGCAATAATGGCGAGCTATTGGACTACATTATTGAGAATGGGCGGTTACAGGAGGATGAGGCTCGTCGAATCTTCCAGCAG ATTTTAGCTGGTGTTGAATACtgccacagaataatggttgttcatcGTGATCTAAAGCCAGAAAACCTGTTACTTGATTCCAAATATAATGTGAAACTTGCTGACTTTGGGTTAAGTAATGTCATGCGTGATGGCCATTTTCTGAAGACTAGCTGTGGGAGTCTAAACTATGCTGCACCAGAG ATTATCTCAAGTAAATTATACGCTGGACCTGAGGTTGATGTTTGGAGCTGTGGGGTGATACTTTATGCTCTTCTTTGTGGCTCTGTTCCATTTGATGATGACAATATTCCTAGCCTGTTCAGAAAGATAAAG GGAGGTACTTATATCCTTCCAAGCTATTTATCTGATTCTGCAAGGGATTTGATCCCAAAATTGCTTAATATTGATCCAATGAAGAGGATCACAATTCATGAAATTCGAGTCCACCCATGGTTTAAGAATCACCTTCCTTGCTACCTGGCAGTACCTCCCCCatataaggagcagcaagccaaaatg ATTGATGAAGATATCCTCCGAGAGGTTGTCAACCTAGGATATGATAAAGATCATGTGTGTGAATCGCTGTGGAATAGGCTGCAAAATGAG GAAACTGTTGCATATTACTTGCTCTTGGACAATCGGTTCCGATCTACTAGTGGCTATTTGGGGGCTGACCACCAACATCTCATG GATAGGAGTTTTAATGAGTTTACCTTATCGGAATCGGCAAGCCCAAGTACCAGGAATTATCTTCCAGGAATCAATGATTCTCAAGGTGGTGGCTTACGGCCATATTACCCTGTACAAAGGAAATGGGCTATTGGGTTGCAG TCCGGAGCTCACCCTCGTGATATAATGATTGAGGTTCTAAAGGCACTTAAGGAATTAAATGTCTGCTGGAAGAAGAATGGACTCTACAACATGAAATGCAGGTGGTGCCCTGGGTTTCCTCAGGTCAGCGATATGTTGTTAGATTCCAACCACAACTTTGTTGATGACTCTACCATCATGGATAATGGCAATGCTGATGGGAGGCTACCCGCCGTAGTCAAGTTTGAAATCCAG CTTTACAAGACCAAGGATAACAAGTACCTGCTAGATATCCAGAGAGTTACTGGACCTCAGCTCCTTTTCCTGGAATTTTGTGGGGCGTTCCTTACCAACCTTAGGGTTCTATAA